One window from the genome of Myripristis murdjan chromosome 6, fMyrMur1.1, whole genome shotgun sequence encodes:
- the ftsj1 gene encoding tRNA (cytidine(32)/guanosine(34)-2'-O)-methyltransferase isoform X3, producing the protein MGRSSKDKRDIYYRLAKEEGWRARSAFKLLQLDQEFSLFHGVSRAVDLCAAPGSWSQVLSRKLRVKKEQQEVKEEQQEVKEEVKEEVKEEDEDGRSEEVKIVAVDLQAMAPLPGVTQIQGDITKVSTAQEIIRHFEGRPADLVVCDGAPDVTGLHDVDEYIQAQLLLAIFRGKDVTLLYSQLKIFFSSVTCAKPRSSRNSSIEAFVVCQSYSPPEGYVPNMSNPLLDHCYDVDFNQLEGPNRVVVPFLACGDLSAFDSDRSYPLQLDASKQYQYTPPTQPPIRPPYQQACQLRKTNQLAREDAPAL; encoded by the exons ATGGGCCGCTCCTCCAAAGACAAGCGGGACATTTACTACCGACTGGCCAAGGAGGAGGGCTGGAGAGCCCGCAGCGCCTTCAAACTGCTGCAGCTCGACCAGGAGTTCAGCCTGTTccatg GTGTGAGCCGGGCCGTGGACCTGTGTGCCGCCCCGGGCAGCTGGAGCCAGGTGCTGAGCCGCAAACTCAG AGTGAagaaggagcagcaggaggtgaaggaggagcagcaggaggtgaaggaggaggtgaaggaggaggtgaaggaggaggatgaggatgggcgGAGTGAGGAGGTGAAGATCGTAGCGGTGGACCTGCAGGCCATGGCTCCTCTGCCGGGAGTCACTCAGATTCAGGGAGACATCACCAAG gtgtcCACGGCCCAGGAGATCATCCGGCATTTCGAGGGCCGGCCGGCCGACCTGGTGGTGTGTGACGGAGCGCCGGACG TAACGGGGCTTCACGATGTGGACGAGTACATCCAGGCTCAGCTCCTGTTGGCG atcttCCGGGGGAAGGACGTGACGCTGCTGTACTCACAGCTGAAGATCTTCTTCAGCAGTGTGACCTGTGCAAAGCCTCGCAGCAGCAGGAACTCCAGCATCG aggCCTTCGTGGTGTGTCAGAGTTACTCTCCACCTGAAGGTTACGTTCCCAACATGTCCAACcctctgctggatcactgctatg ATGTTGACTTCAACCAGTTAGAAGGTCCAAACCGGGTGGTGGTTCCGTTCCTGGCGTGTGGCGACCTGAGTGCGTTCGACTCGGACCGGAGCTACCCGCTGCAG ctggaTGCCAGTAAGCAGTACCAGTacaccccccccacccagcCACCCATACGCCCCCCCTACCAGCAGGCCTGCCAGCTCCGCAAGACCAACCAGCTGGCCCGAGAGGACGCCCCGGCCCTctga
- the ftsj1 gene encoding tRNA (cytidine(32)/guanosine(34)-2'-O)-methyltransferase isoform X1 codes for MGRSSKDKRDIYYRLAKEEGWRARSAFKLLQLDQEFSLFHGVSRAVDLCAAPGSWSQVLSRKLRVKKEQQEVKEEQQEVKEEVKEEVKEEDEDGRSEEVKIVAVDLQAMAPLPGVTQIQGDITKVSTAQEIIRHFEGRPADLVVCDGAPDVTGLHDVDEYIQAQLLLAALNITTHVLKPGGAFVAKIFRGKDVTLLYSQLKIFFSSVTCAKPRSSRNSSIEAFVVCQSYSPPEGYVPNMSNPLLDHCYDVDFNQLEGPNRVVVPFLACGDLSAFDSDRSYPLQLDASKQYQYTPPTQPPIRPPYQQACQLRKTNQLAREDAPAL; via the exons ATGGGCCGCTCCTCCAAAGACAAGCGGGACATTTACTACCGACTGGCCAAGGAGGAGGGCTGGAGAGCCCGCAGCGCCTTCAAACTGCTGCAGCTCGACCAGGAGTTCAGCCTGTTccatg GTGTGAGCCGGGCCGTGGACCTGTGTGCCGCCCCGGGCAGCTGGAGCCAGGTGCTGAGCCGCAAACTCAG AGTGAagaaggagcagcaggaggtgaaggaggagcagcaggaggtgaaggaggaggtgaaggaggaggtgaaggaggaggatgaggatgggcgGAGTGAGGAGGTGAAGATCGTAGCGGTGGACCTGCAGGCCATGGCTCCTCTGCCGGGAGTCACTCAGATTCAGGGAGACATCACCAAG gtgtcCACGGCCCAGGAGATCATCCGGCATTTCGAGGGCCGGCCGGCCGACCTGGTGGTGTGTGACGGAGCGCCGGACG TAACGGGGCTTCACGATGTGGACGAGTACATCCAGGCTCAGCTCCTGTTGGCG GCTCTGAACATCACGACGCACGTCCTGAAGCCTGGAGGAGCCTTCGTGGCCAAG atcttCCGGGGGAAGGACGTGACGCTGCTGTACTCACAGCTGAAGATCTTCTTCAGCAGTGTGACCTGTGCAAAGCCTCGCAGCAGCAGGAACTCCAGCATCG aggCCTTCGTGGTGTGTCAGAGTTACTCTCCACCTGAAGGTTACGTTCCCAACATGTCCAACcctctgctggatcactgctatg ATGTTGACTTCAACCAGTTAGAAGGTCCAAACCGGGTGGTGGTTCCGTTCCTGGCGTGTGGCGACCTGAGTGCGTTCGACTCGGACCGGAGCTACCCGCTGCAG ctggaTGCCAGTAAGCAGTACCAGTacaccccccccacccagcCACCCATACGCCCCCCCTACCAGCAGGCCTGCCAGCTCCGCAAGACCAACCAGCTGGCCCGAGAGGACGCCCCGGCCCTctga
- the ftsj1 gene encoding tRNA (cytidine(32)/guanosine(34)-2'-O)-methyltransferase isoform X2, with product MGRSSKDKRDIYYRLAKEEGWRARSAFKLLQLDQEFSLFHGVSRAVDLCAAPGSWSQVLSRKLRVKKEQQEVKEEVKEEDEDGRSEEVKIVAVDLQAMAPLPGVTQIQGDITKVSTAQEIIRHFEGRPADLVVCDGAPDVTGLHDVDEYIQAQLLLAALNITTHVLKPGGAFVAKIFRGKDVTLLYSQLKIFFSSVTCAKPRSSRNSSIEAFVVCQSYSPPEGYVPNMSNPLLDHCYDVDFNQLEGPNRVVVPFLACGDLSAFDSDRSYPLQLDASKQYQYTPPTQPPIRPPYQQACQLRKTNQLAREDAPAL from the exons ATGGGCCGCTCCTCCAAAGACAAGCGGGACATTTACTACCGACTGGCCAAGGAGGAGGGCTGGAGAGCCCGCAGCGCCTTCAAACTGCTGCAGCTCGACCAGGAGTTCAGCCTGTTccatg GTGTGAGCCGGGCCGTGGACCTGTGTGCCGCCCCGGGCAGCTGGAGCCAGGTGCTGAGCCGCAAACTCAG AGTGAagaaggagcagcaggag gtgaaggaggaggtgaaggaggaggatgaggatgggcgGAGTGAGGAGGTGAAGATCGTAGCGGTGGACCTGCAGGCCATGGCTCCTCTGCCGGGAGTCACTCAGATTCAGGGAGACATCACCAAG gtgtcCACGGCCCAGGAGATCATCCGGCATTTCGAGGGCCGGCCGGCCGACCTGGTGGTGTGTGACGGAGCGCCGGACG TAACGGGGCTTCACGATGTGGACGAGTACATCCAGGCTCAGCTCCTGTTGGCG GCTCTGAACATCACGACGCACGTCCTGAAGCCTGGAGGAGCCTTCGTGGCCAAG atcttCCGGGGGAAGGACGTGACGCTGCTGTACTCACAGCTGAAGATCTTCTTCAGCAGTGTGACCTGTGCAAAGCCTCGCAGCAGCAGGAACTCCAGCATCG aggCCTTCGTGGTGTGTCAGAGTTACTCTCCACCTGAAGGTTACGTTCCCAACATGTCCAACcctctgctggatcactgctatg ATGTTGACTTCAACCAGTTAGAAGGTCCAAACCGGGTGGTGGTTCCGTTCCTGGCGTGTGGCGACCTGAGTGCGTTCGACTCGGACCGGAGCTACCCGCTGCAG ctggaTGCCAGTAAGCAGTACCAGTacaccccccccacccagcCACCCATACGCCCCCCCTACCAGCAGGCCTGCCAGCTCCGCAAGACCAACCAGCTGGCCCGAGAGGACGCCCCGGCCCTctga